Genomic DNA from Paracoccus aminophilus JCM 7686:
CGACGCTCTTTGCGGGCCGCGTCCAGCGAACGCATAGCGATCGAGGTGCCGTCATAGGCGGGCTCGGAGACGATGCTGACCTCGCGCAGCTCGACCTCATGGATCGTGCGCTTGGGCGTCTCGCCGGTTTCATCCCACTCTTCGCGCGTCACGCGGAAGCCGAAGGACATGCCGCGGATGTCGCCGCGTTCGATCAGGGTGCGCACGTCGCGACCGTCCGACGTGTCGGGCAGATCGATCTCGACCGCGAGGCCTTTGGCATCTTCGCTCAGGCGCAGCGTTCCGCTGGTCGAGCGGCCGAGAATGCGGCCACGGTCATGGTCAAAATAGGCCAGAACATCCGCCACCTGAAGCGTCTTGGTGAAGGCTCCGCGCGCCAGAACCTCGTCGAAATACCCGCCAATGCTGGTCACCTCGCCGAAGACGGCAGCGTAGCCGCCGACCGTCATCTTGCCGTCGGCATCCGCGCGGCGCTCGACCGGCAGGATGACGGAGCGCTTTTCGTCGTCAGGTTTTGTCGGCATCGACCTCTCCATCATCGGCTTGGGATTCGCTCGGCGCTTCTGGCGGCGGCACGCCAGCGCCATTGGCGGCACTCCCTAAAACCACGGTTGCGCCCTGCACCAACAATTCGTCAGCCGCCGGATTGCTGTGGCGGGGCCGGTTTTCCAGCTCGCGCGCTTCGTTCGGGGTCAGCTGACCGGTCTGGATGCCGCGGGCAATGCCCTCGATCCGGGTTTTGAAATCGCCGCGCATCAGGCCGGCGAGATTATGCTCGACATAGCGACCGCCAACCTCGTGCCTCGACTTGCGCCCGAACAGCTTCAGATTGGCCTCGCCCTCGAAGGCCTTCACCCATTGGCTCAGCAAGTGTTTGATCAGGCTGAGGTCTTGCTGTTCGACATTTGCGCGGATGCCGTGGCTGAGATCATGCAAGAATACCGGCGGCAATTGCCACACTCGCGAGAACTCCTGGATCTGGAACAGGCGCGCCTCGGTCATCTGGCCTTTGGCCGGATCGAAACCGACCTGCTTCAGCTCATGGCCGGGCGGGATCGGGAACACGGGCTTTTGCGAGGACTTCGCCGCGTCAATGGCGCGCGTCATGTCGGCCATGGCCCGCTTGAGCCCATCAGCGCCCTGCGGCAACGGCCCCGACAGAGCCAAAGGCGGCACCCCGCCACCGGCGAAGAAATTGCTACCGTAATCGCCCATGGCCAACGCGAGCTGGATTGCCTTGCGTGCCTTGTTGATCGGGCCGTCATGGCCGATCATGTCTTCCTTGAGCATGAAAGGCACGTCAATCACATCGGCCGCCGGATACCGCTTGCCGTCGAAGGTATAGACCAGCCGCATGTTGACGCGCTTGACGCTGACCTTGCGCGGATCCATCGGCCAGATCCCGACGACCTCGTCGCCCTTACGCTCAATCCAAGCCAGCCCACGGCCGCCGGTGAATACCTGCTGCCAGAAATACTGGCGCATCTTGAACCCGTCCATTTCCTCGTTCGGAAACTCGCTGATGGTCAGCGCGGTATCGCCGCTCAGGCGCTCGGCACCCTCTGCCGTGCGGCGGAAGGCATGGAGCGGAATCGCCGCCAAGGTGCGCGACAGAAAGGCCACGGCGCAGAAAACGGCTGGCACGGTCAAGGCGTTGCTGATCGTCACATGGGGCAGCGCCACCTTCTCGATCCCGAAGAACGAAAGGATATTGTCGGAACTGAGCGCCACGCTCGGGCTCTCTACCGTGGCGGAACGCGTCTCCGCGCGCCGCACTTCCAAGCCAAGAATGTTCATGGTCCCACCAAACTGAATTCGGGATCGTCCCAAGGGGAGACGACCGTCTCTTCCTCATCGGGATATTCGATTGCCCAGAGCGCGTTGATCAAAGCGACGACGCCATCGATCTTGTCTTCGGGGTTAGCCCTGGTCGGGAAAATGTAATCACCGCCCAGAACCCGCTTTTGCAGGACGTTGCCTGCCATCCATTCCAGCACCGGATCTCCATCCGTTACCAACCGGCCATCATCGACGGCGGAGATGAGCCGGTTGAACGGCTCATGCATGTTCTTGGCCTTAGTTTGGAGCTCGATGCAGGTCAGACCCTTCGCCTCGAATGTCGCCACCATCTGGTGAGCGAACTGCGGGTCGTAGATGACTTGTTGGACATTGAGATTGAGCAGCGGAAAGTCGAACTCATCCGAGGCCACTCCTATCAGCGCTAAAACATAGGCTTGCACCATATTCAGATCCAGCTCGCCCGCTTCCGGCGTGGTCAGGATCCTACCTTCTTCGGCCCAAGCCAGAAGTTGCTCGTTGCCGGGGGCTTCGATCACGGCCCGATTGAGGAAATGGCGCGCGAAAGCATAGAGCTTACGGCCTCGCAAAAACACGACGACGACATCTGCGAAGTCCTGCCGCGTCGCGAGATCGATGCCGACAAAGCAAGGCTCACCGGCGAAATCCGCGATCGAGAGCGCGGGATCGAACGCGGCCCGCCACCTGGTAAGATCCAGCGCCGATGCGCCGACGCTCGTCCAGATGTCGAGGTGCTTGCGCAGGAACTCTCCCATCGCGACGGGAGATGCGCTGGCCTTGGTCCATTGCCGCTGCATGTACTCCAGACTTTTCGCACGGCCTAGGCCCGGATTCGCTTTCGCCCAGGTCAGAGGATCGCCCGGATCGTCGCCCTCGTCGGCCTCGTAAATCAGCCCGAAATACTCCTCGTCCACCTGTGTGCGGTTGAGAATTCGCGTCAGATAGGTCCGCTGCTCGTAACAGACGCCGGCGGTGTTGCTGCCCGCCGTGGTGATTGCGATCAGCAAAGGCTGTTCGCGCGCGCCAAGCGCCGAATCCATCGAATCCCAGACATCGCGGTTTTGATGCTCGTGCAGCTCGTCGACGATCGCGCAATGCGGGTTCTTGCCGTCCTGCGATTTGGTCTGCGCCGCGACAGGCCGAAAGACCGCGGCCTCATCCGTCGTTTTGATCCGGTGTTGTTCAACCGTGAGGCCGAGCGCCTCGACGGCGGGCTTTCCTTCCACCTCGGCACGCAAAATCATGTTGCGCGCCGATTCGAAGACGATGCGGGCCTGATCGCTCGAGCTCGCTGCGGAATAGACCTCTGCCCCCGGCTCGCCGTCCACGATCAGAAAATAGAGCCCCATTGCCGACAGCAGGGTCGATTTACCCTGCTTGCGCGGAACCTCGACATATGCCGTCTTGAAGCGGCGCATCCCCGTTGTGGCATGAACCCAGCCCGCAATATTGGCGATGAGAAAGCACTGCCAATCGTCGAGCCGCACCAACTCGCGCCGCGCTGCCCATCGCCCTTTGATATGCGGCATGGCCTCGATGAAGGCCGCCATGTGCTCGGCCGCGTCCGGATCGAAGACATAGGGAAAGTCCGATGTGCATTGCCGATCGAGATCATCAAGGAAGCGCTGGCATGCCTGTATCACCTTGCGACACGACGGCAGATCCCCGGAAACGACCAGATCGGCATAGGCAACCGCGCGATCCGTGCAGGACCATGCGATCGACGCAGCACCGTCAGCCACCCACCGGCCTCCGGCGCGGACGGAACGGCGTCACCGCCCCAACCGGATCGACAGGCGCCGATGTCGCCTTCTCGGCGCCGGTCAGGAGGCTCATGAAGGAGGCCTGCTCCGAGCCGAGGCCCTCCTTGCGCGACGCCGGCGTGAAGAAAAGCTCGCGCTCAAGTGGCGTGAGCACCTTGTCCAGATAGGCGAGGCGCTGGACCTTCGGCGAACCGAAACCCTTCTCATCCTCTCCGTCATCG
This window encodes:
- a CDS encoding HK97 family phage prohead protease encodes the protein MPTKPDDEKRSVILPVERRADADGKMTVGGYAAVFGEVTSIGGYFDEVLARGAFTKTLQVADVLAYFDHDRGRILGRSTSGTLRLSEDAKGLAVEIDLPDTSDGRDVRTLIERGDIRGMSFGFRVTREEWDETGETPKRTIHEVELREVSIVSEPAYDGTSIAMRSLDAARKERRAQNFTAAERRVSARRANAEARFRGIL
- a CDS encoding phage portal protein gives rise to the protein MALSSDNILSFFGIEKVALPHVTISNALTVPAVFCAVAFLSRTLAAIPLHAFRRTAEGAERLSGDTALTISEFPNEEMDGFKMRQYFWQQVFTGGRGLAWIERKGDEVVGIWPMDPRKVSVKRVNMRLVYTFDGKRYPAADVIDVPFMLKEDMIGHDGPINKARKAIQLALAMGDYGSNFFAGGGVPPLALSGPLPQGADGLKRAMADMTRAIDAAKSSQKPVFPIPPGHELKQVGFDPAKGQMTEARLFQIQEFSRVWQLPPVFLHDLSHGIRANVEQQDLSLIKHLLSQWVKAFEGEANLKLFGRKSRHEVGGRYVEHNLAGLMRGDFKTRIEGIARGIQTGQLTPNEARELENRPRHSNPAADELLVQGATVVLGSAANGAGVPPPEAPSESQADDGEVDADKT
- a CDS encoding terminase large subunit; the encoded protein is MRLDDWQCFLIANIAGWVHATTGMRRFKTAYVEVPRKQGKSTLLSAMGLYFLIVDGEPGAEVYSAASSSDQARIVFESARNMILRAEVEGKPAVEALGLTVEQHRIKTTDEAAVFRPVAAQTKSQDGKNPHCAIVDELHEHQNRDVWDSMDSALGAREQPLLIAITTAGSNTAGVCYEQRTYLTRILNRTQVDEEYFGLIYEADEGDDPGDPLTWAKANPGLGRAKSLEYMQRQWTKASASPVAMGEFLRKHLDIWTSVGASALDLTRWRAAFDPALSIADFAGEPCFVGIDLATRQDFADVVVVFLRGRKLYAFARHFLNRAVIEAPGNEQLLAWAEEGRILTTPEAGELDLNMVQAYVLALIGVASDEFDFPLLNLNVQQVIYDPQFAHQMVATFEAKGLTCIELQTKAKNMHEPFNRLISAVDDGRLVTDGDPVLEWMAGNVLQKRVLGGDYIFPTRANPEDKIDGVVALINALWAIEYPDEEETVVSPWDDPEFSLVGP